GATAATGGCCCAAGCCCAAGCCCAACGATACCATCCCCATGGATACCGAGATGACCTTGTTGATCATACCCACACCCGATAATCAAGGATGGAAAAGTTGCTGAAGGGAAGCTAATGGTGTCTGTGCTTAGGATACCAGTACTTTTCGTTCCATCTCCGTAAATAGATATATAAACACATGACTCATTATTAGTGATACTATTTGGAATACAACCACTATCTAAATCTGGATAAGTGCAAGATTGCGAGTTGCAAGGGATGGTACGATACGTCGAAGAAATTTCGGGGTCGAAGAATGGAGACTCTTGATGTATACAACGCTGACAAGGTGAGCATTGGAGCCAAATGAGGTCACTCCCAGTGTCAACAACAGGTGTGAATTCCACAGGTGGAGTTCCAATGGCGATCTTCATGAGATATTCACCTCCATTGGGGATTAAATCTGTTTGAACATGTTTTTCGTTGAAGTATGAAGAAGACAGTCGAATGTTATGGCCAAGTGAGACTGAGCCTAGGGTTGCTCTTAGTTGGCGTTGTTGTAGCGTCATTTTAGAGTTATTATCAGTAGAGAGTGGTGAACCGCGACGAATGAGATCAGCTTCGAATGACACATGGGAAACTAAGTTCCTAGCTTGGGTTTGTGTTGGATTCAATAGTTGTAAGAAAGAAGATGATACTAGCATCATAAGTATCAGAATGTTCGCCAAAGCATGCATGTTGATTATTGAGGATTATGATTTTGAGTAAGCAAATGCGTGAATGGCTAACAAGTGATGGTTTAAAGCTTTATAACAAAGCCAAGCAAGTAAACAATTTGACTCATACAGTCTTAGATCAATCACTTGGAACACTATGTAAAGGTGGTGGTTAAGATTGAGGGCACGTATATGATATGTCTCAGGTTCGAATTTTCATTAtgtatttgtaatttatattgcctttTTGGCTCATGCATTCTCGCCAAAAACAGAAAGGCTTACAATTGAAACTTATCTTGAGCTGAAGCAGTCTACTACCACATGGTAGACCGAAAAATTCGTCATGAAATTGGCATTTTGCAATACTACGTACAAATCAATTACAATGAAACTATGAAGGTTCTCGATCTTATAGACCCACTTCTAGCCAAAAACATGATAAAAGGAGGACAAAAACATGTACTCAACTCCAAAATATGCACGTTTCCCAGCTAATAAGCCTAATTTGCTCGTTTGTCTTCTCTAATATCTTCTGTTTATCTTTTCTAATCTCTTCTTTCAGTTAGCCCCCATGAATAGTAACATTGGCCAAGCCCCTTAATGTAAATCTGCAACGGTCCAACACGGTATTTTTTAGTCTATACCAGGGTTATTTGTTTTGGATCTATATTCTGGGTTTTTCTGCAAATGTCCAGAGTGTActactatataaactctctaACTCATAACCTAGACACCTAGTTGTATTATGTAATCTATACTACTCAAAATCAATACATGTTTTGTAACCGAAAGTTATAGGGTAGGATAACTAAGTGTGCGAAGGTGGGTGACTTTTTTATAGGCATTAAAGAGTTTGAAGACAAAGTCGCTACATTCAGTTCATAGAGGACGCAATGACTCAGATTCGCTACTTATGCCTTTATTTTCTCTGCATCACAAACATCAGTTGATCAAACCAAGACGTACCTATCAGCCTCGGTCCACTTCCTGCTAATCGGTGcatatatgtgtgtgtgtgtgtgtgtgtgagataGATCGTTGGGTGCTGGTAGTTGACTGTTGGTGGTGTCTGGTGGAGGATGTTGGTGGTGGCAGTGATTGTCAACTAGGAAGCACGGATATATCGTCTGACCCGTGTGTCTCGTGTCGGACACGTATTGGACAAGGATACTCCGTGGATACGCTAAAATATGTGTCCTACACGCGAAATCAAGTGTCCGAATTTCTTTGAAATATTTAGACACGGGGACATGGATCGATCAGATACGACAGGACGCACTTGTTGGACACATATTTCAATATTAGTCAAATTTTTAAgtttttactttcttttctcAATTCTTTCAAAGGTCCAATTGTAAGCCCACAAAACTCATTCTCAAAGACTCAAAGACTCAAACCCTCACACTCTTTGTTGTTGTGCTGCTTCTGTCAATACTTCCTCTTCACATCTATAACCTATCTTCTTGTTGCTTCTGTTGTCTTAATTGGTAAGcacatatttatattttaaatataaaaggtCGATTTATGATATATGCAGATTCGTATGTCTAATTAATCAATTGTGATACTTTATATTTGGTGATTGTAATTGGGAAGTaagataaaataatttatatgagggtaatataattatttttttgttttgatgaatgattgtgattttttttaatatttatattattttattattattttcgtgCATGTCCACGTGTCCGTCATTTTAAAATGGCGTTTTCTCGTACTCGTATCTTATATTCGTATCCATTTTGGTGCAACCTAGGTTGTCAATTGGTGATTTGGTGGTGGTGAAGGACGTTGAGAGAGTAAGGAAGTAAAAGAAAACGTAATTAAAGAAGGGCAATTTTGTCCTTTTCATGGGCGATAGTGAGTAATATTTACTACATGTATAGATGGCAAGTGGACAGTGGGACGGATATGTCGGGTCTAACCCAACCCAGCCTGACACAATTCATAATGGGTCGGGCCCATTTATGATCCATGATACTACTCACCCAATCCGATTATTTTTTGGGATGTGTCGTGGGTCGAGCTTTTTCAACACAACCTTTCAACCCACCCTATCGGACCCGACACAACTCACCATGGCACACCAGACCAACCCAACACACGAACCCATCCACCCAACACACGGATCTAACCCTGTGACCCACCTGACCCTCTCCATCCTAATTTAAACTAGTTGTAATTTTAAAATGCTAGATATtctaattttattgtttaaatataaaagttaattaattaatttatgtttcatataaaatttgtaagtttttAAAGTTTAAGTAATCGTCAAAACCCACCTGACCCACATCAGCTCCCAAAACTCATCTAAACCCATGTAACCCACCTAACCTATAGGAGTCACACTAGACCCCAAAACCTGTCATAACCTACTCGACCCGCACAACCCAACACGACTCACGACCCATCATGTATTGTGTCCATTTTTTCGACACAACCCACGACTTGACCGACCATAAGTTTATTTGAGGCGGATCATGTGTCAATTATCCTCGATCAACGACCAGCCAAACCCATAGGGCGGTGTTTAGTAACACCCTACAACACTATCCAATTCTTTTCCtaataagaaaaaaaagaaataattgGAGGTTTTAGGTTTATACAAGACGATGTGAAATATTTCATCCTTAAATACGATTTTGATTACAATAGTTTTTTGTAAAATACTCGAGTAACTCACTTGATTTCAATGACAAGATAGCATATTTTTCGACCCCAATGCTTAAACAAATGTAGCAAAAAACTTGTAtattaaattatgttttaatttgtGGAACAAAACACAATGGACTATCATATCATAagtaaattaacaaaattaaggaAAGCATACatgcattataatttataaaatacaatTAGACTACTAATATTTGGTGCAGTCTGTTGGAGCAAAAGATATTTGCTTAGCCTTCAAATCATAGCCAACCTCAAAATTGACTTGCGCAATATTCCCAAACGTGAAAGAATCATCTGAAGGTACAATTGCTAGACAACTCAGGTTCCCAATTGTCTTGAAAGTATTGACATCCTTTAACACAACATCAGCCCCTTTGAAATTAAACACCACATCAGGGACACCCGAGGGAAGCGTCTCGTAGCAAGGCTCGAAAGCTTTATTCGGGTCTGGCACGGGTGTATCCACGATAGCATCTTTCACCGCGGTCTTAACGCTGTCATAGATACTAGTTGGTAAGAAAGTCAGTGTGGTACCAGAGTCTATGATTATATCCCGGCCTACGGGTACGGAACTATTTCCAACGGTAATACCATCGAGAGTGAGGGAGTAGAATGTAGGAGGGTCTTGGGTTGTAAAAGGAGTTGAAACTGCGCCGGGGTTTACATCAGCCCCGAACTTGAGCTTACCGGCTACACTTGAAGTCAGGGGATTCAAGCAGTGGGAGAATTTATAGTTGATATTTGGGCCTAACTGTGAGGCTAGTGACAATTCCCCAAGCCCGAGACCAACGATACCATCCCCATGGATACCCAGATTACCTTGTTGATCATACCCACACCCGATTATTGAGGATGGAAATGTCGCTGAAGGGAAACTAATGGTGTCTGTACTTAGGATTCCAGTACTTATTGTTCCATCTGCATAAATGGATGTATAAACACAGGACTCATTATTACTACCCATACTATTTGGAATACAACCACTGTCAAAATCTGGATAGGTGCAAGATTGGGAGTTGCAAGGGATGGTACGATAGGTGGACGAATTGGTTGGGTTGAATAATGGAGAGTCGTGTTCGATACAACGCTGGCAAGGTGAGCACTGGAGCCAAATGAGGTCACTACCAGTGTCGATAACAGCTGTGAATTCCACCGGTGGAGTGCCAACCGCGATCTTCATGAGATAATCCCCTCCGTTTGGGGTTACATCTGTTTGAACATCTTTTTCATCGAAGTATGAAGAAGACAGTCGGATGTTATGGCCGAGAGAGACTGAGCCAAGGGCTGCTCTCAATTGGCGTTGTTGTAGTGTCATTGAAGAGTCGTAATCGGTAGAGAGTGGTGAACTACGACGAATGAGATCAGCCTCAAACGACACATGGGAAACTAAATTTCTAGCTTCGGTTTGGGTTGGATTCAATAGTTGTAAGAAAAACGGCGATGATACTAGCAAAAGTATCAGAAAATTCGCCCAAGCATGCATGTTGGTTAGTGAGGATGGTAAATGGTTTAATCTTTTATAACAAAGTGAAGCAAGTATGTGTGACAAAAGTTGACTCCTAAAGTCTTAGGTCTTTGTCTTTGTTCACTTCAATCACTTGGAACATTTTGCAAGAGTGACCTACAATTCAAAGTTATCTAGAGTTGAAGCAGTCTACCACACGGATCTACCGGAACATTCGTCGCGAAATTGGCGTTTTGTAATACAAATCAATTAGAGAGAAATTATGGAACTTCTCTTGTAGACCCACTTCTAGCCAAAAACATATATACTAAACTCCAAAATATGCACGTTCCAATCCCAGCTAAGCCTATAAGAAAATTATTTAGATCAATTTGATCGTTTGTCTTCTCTAATCTCTTCCGTTAATTACGTCCCTATGAAGATATTAACATCGTGCTTAATACATACACCCGTTGAACAAGCTTCGGACTATTTTCTATACACTACTTGTTGATGGGAAACCTCAGCAGAAAAGTTCTCAAGTACGCAATCGCGCACAAAATGGCAAAAACTCTAAAATCATGGAAGTAGAATGTTCAAAGACTTCATACAGCAGACCTGAATAATTAAAAAGTCAtggagaaaataataataataatactacaAAATAATATTACAAATCAAAGAATCGCATAAGCTATGCAAGTAGTATTGTGTATGGCAAATCTCTGCCCCGTACTCAACTCAACTATTCCCTGAGCTCTGAGGTTCACAAGACTCGACAAAAACAGCTGGAATAACTCCCAGTTCCTCAACACAACATAGAGATATCTCATCATCACCTTGACAACTTCCCAAAATTCATTTTTCGACATTCTTGATACATATATGAACcaaaatatactccgtaaatgTACATGGACCCAGAGGTAAAatggagaaaagaaaaggaaaagaaaagaggaaTTAACAAACCCGAAACTGATAACACTTGGAGAACCTAACATGTCCAGCGAATTCCAATTGCTACGAGCCACATACGTCTTCACTAGAAGAATTTGAAGAAAAGATTGCCCTAACAGGCAGAGACTAAGGACTTGAGGAGTCAATCTGCTTAAATCAGTAACTTTTGAGCCTTTGCACCTCACTAGAAGATCTCAGATGAACATTGAAACTCACAAATTACGTGGGAAGTTACTGATTTGCCCTTCCTCCAAAACATCTTTCCCATTTGCCTTGTATCCTATTCTTATGCGCATTGCCAGGGGTTTCTGATGAAAACAAATGTGTCACATTCCCCCCAGAAACAACTTCAGATTCAGATAAAGAACTCAAAAATTCTACCGAGCACATCATATTTTAAGAAATAAACTAATGAAGGCATCAACATTTCTAGAGCTTCAAAATTGCCAGCACAGTCTGAAGCAGACTAGCAACTAGAGTGATCAACCTTTATAAATCAAGTGCCCATATTGTTTGTTAGCTGCACATTATTATGTTGATAGGTCATATGATATTAGGCAAAAGTTTCACCTTGACCACAACATGTTTGTGGAGAAAATAGTTAAAGGTACTAGCCAACAGCCCAACATCCAAACGTCAAGTTGTCAACATAATGAACGATAAATGGGATTTAGAAATTCCATTTTCATCATCATTTGGGAAAGATGCTCACTTAATTCAATTTTAGAACTTAGAACTGACTCCCAATTTGCAAAAGCGAGCAGAATAATACCAAGTCCTAGCATGTAAAAACTACGGTAAAATTAACATCGTAAACTCTTTCTGTGAAGCTCATTTTGAAAATAAGCTTCATTAGTTTCCACTGGGTGTTTCTTTAAGATAAATAAACAGTTCTAACTAATTATGTACTATGTACAATTTACATAAGCAATTAAACCTAGCTTTGAGCTCGATGATATATGCAATAGTCCTGTACTGTGAGTCCATGAAATGCCTCGCCAAAATTTTCATCGAAACATTTGAGTCCGTTCACCTTATACGTTTCCGTGTATAAtcatttgtgtgtgtgtgttggagggggggggggggggggatagaAAAGTTTAAGGAATATTGTTGAGTaatatagtgttttgatgattatgaacaaatgatgattatctaactaATGTGTGTATTGTTTAGATGTGCATGAACAAGTAATGACGGTTAATACAGATCATTTAATTGGAAGATTCTGAAGATATATACAAGAAGAAGTGAAGTTCCTGAAAGGAACTCTAGAAGTGAAAGGAACTTCAGAAGagaagtctaattatataagtgtgccattagacttagagtttgtttccttaactactgcatacttgtttattagtttagtttttttcatcttgcttgtattggttgtcatcaccgactttatggttttgatgataaCTAGCAAACGACTAACCTATGTTTGAGTTCCAATATGTATGCTaaacaaatataggtttgatgaagaaacaaacatgaaAAGTTTAAGTCAATAAATCAAGTATCCAAGCAGCAACAGAGTTCTTCAAAGGAACACAAACAGATCAGTTCCTCAGCAGAACCTAAGAGGAACAACGAGTATAAAGTTCCTGAGTAGGAACAAGcatggagaagttccagaggcggaactatcaacatgaggctcttgagttggagcatcatgaagcatgaagaagaaaataagagtttattttctaggattcatgtaagtatgtagaaacttgaataattaAGGAACACGGTGCCAAAAGGAACTTGTCGGAACTTATGAGAAATAACGTCAGTTTATTTTCCTATAATATTCCTAGTCttaaggtaattttaagtgtcaataacgtggcttttaaaactcctagttgttagggatttacctttgactttgagtatttatctcctagtaaaactctatttatttatgtttttaaaataaaagataatttttgtaaaatctTATCTAggttaggattctgattttaatatcatatatttatttatttattatttaaatttcgttTTTACTAAAGTCCTATTTAAtctaggatttgttttgaatatcttttgcgtttttatgtgtttaaaattttatttttaataaataaaaaaagaattaatctttttgtaaaataaaatctgattgttatttattttattttaataaaatttatttttctattttattaaaatcagatataaaaggttttgttttagaaaattaaaatcattgttttacgttgttttggaaaaactacataagtggagaaataataggagatcatggaaaacctgattatgcttggccctaactccatgattttctctactgactaaagtcatgggatcatgcctaaattgaagggcttagtagttgttagtggagaagattatggagaaagtggttgaggtttcttcctctataaaaaggagagctttctcattcattcAAGTGTGTCTGACTTGCGTTGTCATTCCAAAAAGGGTCTGGTTTATGTGGAATAATTTTacagaaattatattttgttttccACGTTTTTAGAGTCAGTTCCTACAGTTCCTGAcagttccgagttcctttacagttattcactctctacatattagagtttaatcaattatcaaatgtctatattttaagagttgttcaagggttgagtgagctagctcttgtaatgggtaatttgtcaagggtttgagtgaattcttgtataagttttaggcaggaacttgagtgagttcctgatgtgtatggggtaggaacttgagtgagttccggttgtatttgggtaggctttgagtgaagtctatgagaaagaagcagagaggctttgagtgaagcaaaagagtcaagagagacttctagggaagtcagtgagagcgtagttgtttgaggaacaactattgggaacttgagttcgtagaggaactcaagtaatgcccgagttccttataggtttgtaactgagttgttgccctatagtgaaaagagtttaagttgaaatccctagtgggtcgaggttttctttctagttgggcctagaaagtttcctcgtaaaatctctcttgcattgtttctctacttgcttaaagtttctttataattccgcaaaattggctagaaagttccatactacaattcaccccccctcttgtagtgttccatccgaataacaaaTATGCATTCAACAGAAACAGCACAATAAATAGGGATAAAACAATACCTTCCCATGCTGGCTGTTTGTAATTCGCATTGTCTGAATGATGGAGCCATTACCACTGGCAGGAAGGGTAGTACTGCTAGCTGGATCAAGGTGCAGTTGAAGAAACTGAGAACAAAAACATCATTGTGGATCAGAAGACTGTACCCAGAAAGCCCTTGATGGTGTTTTCAGGCATGAGGCCTAAATTGGACAAATTACATGGACAGGCAAAAACAAAATTTCACCATCTATCCTAATTCACGGAGTCAAAAAGCATTAAACAGAAGTAAAATGACAAAGTAGCAAAACGATCTTCAAATCCAACAAGGACAATAAAGCACACTAGaaattatgtagaattgcaaGCCTGATCGTATGTATAAGCAAAACTAGAGTTCACTGTCCATTTCATCTGTTACCTTGGGAACTGCAGCCTGGAATAAGAAATCAGTATAACTATTGGCTGACAAATTAGCAAAAGTAGCCGTGACTGTTGTCACTTGTGGGCTCCCAGCAgattttgaaaagtcaaacgTCATTTTTAGGGAGCTGCTCTCAAATGCAACCATGGAAGGGAATTGCTGACCATTGGCCTCTGAGATTGGAAAGAACAATCAGCATAATGCAAAGAGGTGAGTGATGGTTGAAAACACATTTAACGTAGAGAATAACATACCTATTGTCGGCTGACTGGCAGACAAGCCATCCAATAAATCCACAATAGGAGAAGTTACACTG
This sequence is a window from Spinacia oleracea cultivar Varoflay chromosome 1, BTI_SOV_V1, whole genome shotgun sequence. Protein-coding genes within it:
- the LOC110782854 gene encoding aspartic proteinase CDR1-like; its protein translation is MHALANILILMMLVSSSFLQLLNPTQTQARNLVSHVSFEADLIRRGSPLSTDNNSKMTLQQRQLRATLGSVSLGHNIRLSSSYFNEKHVQTDLIPNGGEYLMKIAIGTPPVEFTPVVDTGSDLIWLQCSPCQRCIHQESPFFDPEISSTYRTIPCNSQSCTYPDLDSGCIPNSITNNESCVYISIYGDGTKSTGILSTDTISFPSATFPSLIIGCGYDQQGHLGIHGDGIVGLGLGPLSLASQLGPNTNHKFSYCLTPRTSSVAGKLKFGADVTASGVVSTPFTTQDPPTFYFLTLDGITVGNSSVRVGRDMIIDSGTTLTFLPTSIYDSIKTAVKDAIAVTAVPDPNKAFEPCYETLPSGVPDMVFNFKGADVVLKNVNTFITVGSLSCLAIVPSDDSFMFGNIAQVNFEVAYDFKAKQISFAPTDCTKY
- the LOC110782814 gene encoding aspartic proteinase CDR1 produces the protein MHAWANFLILLLVSSPFFLQLLNPTQTEARNLVSHVSFEADLIRRSSPLSTDYDSSMTLQQRQLRAALGSVSLGHNIRLSSSYFDEKDVQTDVTPNGGDYLMKIAVGTPPVEFTAVIDTGSDLIWLQCSPCQRCIEHDSPLFNPTNSSTYRTIPCNSQSCTYPDFDSGCIPNSMGSNNESCVYTSIYADGTISTGILSTDTISFPSATFPSSIIGCGYDQQGNLGIHGDGIVGLGLGELSLASQLGPNINYKFSHCLNPLTSSVAGKLKFGADVNPGAVSTPFTTQDPPTFYSLTLDGITVGNSSVPVGRDIIIDSGTTLTFLPTSIYDSVKTAVKDAIVDTPVPDPNKAFEPCYETLPSGVPDVVFNFKGADVVLKDVNTFKTIGNLSCLAIVPSDDSFTFGNIAQVNFEVGYDLKAKQISFAPTDCTKY